The Deinococcus sonorensis KR-87 genome includes a window with the following:
- a CDS encoding MMPL family transporter yields the protein MPSLARFVTGRPWLVLSLWGVLVLLCLPFAAQAPRRLSADPGALQVSESVRVTQLLKERFGEADTNTVLLVLEGRVPQGSPTFQAAYTRFMAGLAQVPGVSRTVRYDAQQAYRTVSPDGLLTLSVAQIPLREGASAALSAVRAYVAAQKDLPFRVRVTGGQAIADDFTTYAESDTKRSEFAALPLTAVVLLFVFGALVATGLPLLMSVLSITVAMAGLYGLTQLTTVSTFAQSVITLLGLGAGIDYALLMVNRFREELARHGDAREAARRTVLTAGRSVAFSGLTVAIAMAALIIPPLSFVRGMGLGGVLVVVLTVLASLTALPACFVLLGERVNSPRLLRLSWSQSPQASAAWTRFARRVTARPWLSVLSGTVLLLALASPALELKTGYAGAFGLTPGVESRDALTDVQRLGAGGLLSSFEVIVDLGAERYGPATRPQFRQLVEQLQRLPGVAAVISPFVRASDLGTAQGTGLDRTFQLAALAQRSVSRDRQYLRVTVIPESNLRADHIDPFEQRVRRVLDGSGHPYLLGGAPVGEREFTRALVNATPLAIGVVFAATFLLLLVAFRSLVVPIKSILMNTLTVGATYGVVVLVVQKGVLAGPLGIPADVGVLDSSLPLVLFAVLFGLSMDYEIFLLSRVQEEYLAGASNEEAIVRAVGRTARIITSAALIMFIVFTAFIVGRVVVNKSVGLGLAVAVLLDATLVRLVLVPGFLRLAGDWNWWLPAWLDRLLPKVHIEH from the coding sequence ATGCCATCGCTCGCCCGTTTCGTGACCGGCCGTCCCTGGCTGGTGCTGTCCCTCTGGGGAGTGTTGGTCCTGCTCTGCCTGCCGTTTGCGGCCCAGGCCCCTCGCCGGCTCAGCGCCGACCCCGGCGCCTTGCAGGTCTCGGAGAGCGTCCGCGTGACCCAGCTGCTGAAGGAGCGCTTCGGGGAGGCCGACACCAACACCGTGCTGCTGGTGCTGGAGGGCCGTGTGCCGCAGGGCAGCCCCACGTTTCAGGCGGCCTATACCCGCTTCATGGCGGGGCTGGCGCAGGTGCCGGGCGTGTCGCGCACGGTGCGCTACGACGCCCAGCAGGCCTACCGCACCGTCAGCCCGGATGGCCTGCTGACCCTGTCGGTGGCCCAGATTCCGCTGCGCGAAGGCGCTTCGGCCGCACTCTCGGCGGTGCGGGCGTATGTCGCCGCGCAGAAAGACCTGCCGTTCCGGGTGCGGGTGACGGGTGGGCAGGCCATCGCCGACGACTTCACCACCTACGCCGAGAGCGACACCAAGCGCAGCGAGTTCGCGGCGCTGCCGCTGACGGCCGTCGTGCTGCTGTTCGTGTTCGGGGCGCTGGTGGCCACCGGGCTGCCGCTGCTGATGAGCGTGCTGAGCATCACGGTGGCCATGGCCGGGCTGTACGGGCTGACTCAGCTCACCACCGTCAGCACCTTCGCGCAGAGCGTCATCACGCTGCTGGGGCTGGGGGCCGGCATCGACTACGCCCTGCTGATGGTCAACCGCTTCCGCGAGGAACTGGCCCGGCACGGCGACGCCCGGGAGGCGGCCCGCCGCACCGTGCTGACCGCCGGGCGGTCGGTGGCCTTCAGCGGCCTGACGGTGGCCATCGCGATGGCCGCGCTGATCATTCCGCCGCTGTCGTTTGTGCGTGGCATGGGGCTGGGCGGCGTGCTGGTGGTGGTGCTGACGGTGCTGGCCAGCCTGACGGCGCTGCCGGCCTGCTTCGTGCTGCTCGGCGAGCGGGTCAACAGCCCGCGCCTGCTGCGGCTCAGCTGGAGCCAGAGCCCGCAGGCCAGCGCCGCCTGGACGCGCTTCGCCCGCCGGGTGACCGCCCGGCCGTGGCTGTCGGTGCTGTCTGGGACGGTGCTGCTGCTGGCCCTGGCGTCGCCCGCCCTGGAGCTCAAGACCGGCTACGCGGGCGCCTTCGGGCTGACGCCGGGCGTCGAGTCGCGCGACGCCCTGACGGACGTGCAGCGGCTGGGGGCCGGCGGCCTGCTCAGCAGCTTCGAGGTGATCGTGGACCTGGGTGCCGAGCGCTACGGGCCAGCCACCCGGCCACAGTTCCGGCAGCTGGTGGAGCAGCTGCAGCGGCTGCCGGGCGTGGCGGCCGTGATCTCGCCGTTCGTGCGGGCCAGCGACCTGGGCACGGCGCAGGGGACCGGCCTGGACCGCACCTTTCAGCTGGCGGCGCTGGCGCAGCGCTCGGTCAGCCGGGACCGGCAGTATCTGCGCGTCACGGTCATTCCGGAGAGCAATCTGCGCGCCGACCACATCGATCCGTTCGAGCAGCGGGTGCGCCGCGTGCTGGACGGCAGCGGGCACCCGTATCTGCTGGGCGGCGCGCCGGTGGGCGAGCGAGAATTCACCCGCGCCCTGGTGAACGCCACGCCGCTGGCGATCGGGGTGGTGTTTGCCGCCACCTTCCTGCTTCTGCTGGTGGCCTTCCGCAGCCTGGTGGTGCCCATCAAGAGCATTCTGATGAACACCCTGACGGTGGGGGCCACCTATGGCGTGGTGGTGCTGGTGGTCCAGAAGGGTGTGCTGGCCGGGCCGCTGGGCATTCCGGCCGACGTGGGGGTGCTGGACAGCTCGCTGCCGCTGGTGCTGTTCGCGGTGCTGTTCGGGCTGAGCATGGACTACGAGATCTTCCTGCTGTCACGGGTGCAGGAGGAATACCTGGCCGGGGCCAGCAACGAGGAGGCCATCGTGCGGGCGGTGGGGCGCACCGCCCGGATCATCACCAGCGCGGCGCTGATCATGTTCATCGTGTTCACCGCCTTCATCGTGGGGCGGGTGGTGGTGAACAAGAGCGTGGGCCTGGGGCTGG